One Triticum urartu cultivar G1812 unplaced genomic scaffold, Tu2.1 TuUngrouped_contig_875, whole genome shotgun sequence genomic region harbors:
- the LOC125531997 gene encoding uncharacterized protein LOC125531997 isoform X3, producing MQALSPDEPETLTDLLNVAVRLERMIFIVAVSEVDYNYKLYTRLDHLEDDHFEDISSDNHFEDISSDDHFEDISSDDHFEEISSDYQMLEPSTATLLRGIFSDPQNQSIQVQSNLQRVLSGDNTKATAPIGNEEKPCCDDNDRISVLHESILHCIMSFMPAQDVVRTSMLFRRSPPLWTSAPCLDIDIDHFDMDRVKFNKFAKSLFERRGNANTLDKLRLHSFAIDAAKYWIGDAIRLHEVKSIDFTENTRWEAFYLDPKAINFSSKYLRTVKLTNVIIVASVFDQLSRECTSLENLQLADSTLYCPEISSSSLKTLEIINCLVLNHLLIRTGKLVSLCFKDTRCRCTPKYIVRTTSAVILCDLSNAKSIELPTPVRHVAFDRMTPRCSMFISLTSLILGEWCLSNKFAPLACFLEHSPMLENLDLKLKFDCEEQKQPLQMAEGISFQAKSLKKVTIHCAEEEDRLTVLKAILLANARCVKHIDVKTY from the exons TAGAGGATGATCATTTTGAGGACATATCATCAGATAATCATTTTGAGGACATTTCATCAGATGATCATTTTGAGGACATCTCATCGGATGATCATTTTGAGGAAATTTCATCAGATTATCAAATGCTTGAACCCTCAACTGCGACGCTTCTGCGAGGAATTTTTAGTGATCCACAGAATCAAAGCATTCAGGTACAGAGCAACCTCCAGAGGGTGCTATCTGGTGATAATACAAAAGCAACAG CACCTATAGGAAATGAAGAGAAGCCTTGCTGTGATGACAATGATAGGATTAGCGTCCTTCATGAGAGCATACTCCATTGTATCATGTCCTTCATGCCAGCACAGGACGTTGTACGCACAAGCATGCTATTCCGAAGATCGCCCCCATTATGGACTTCAGCGCCATGCCTTGATATCGATATTGATCACTTTGATATGGACAGAGTAAAGTTCAACAAGTTTGCAAAAAGTTTGTTTGAGCGGCGGGGTAATGCTAATACATTGGACAAACTCCGCCTTCACTCTTTTGCAATTGATGCAGCCAAGTATTGGATCGGTGATGCTATCAGACTTCATGAAGTTAAATCGATTGATTTCACTGAAAATACAAGATGGGAAGCTTTTTACTTAGATCCTAAAGCTATCAACTTTAGCTCTAAATATCTGCGAACTGTGAAGCTCACTAATGTTATAATAGTCGCATCTGTCTTTGATCAGCTCAGCCGTGAATGCACGTCTTTGGAAAATCTGCAGTTGGCAGACAGCACTCTTTATTGTCCTGAGATTTCATCAAGTTCATTGAAGACTCTGGAAATAATAAACTGCTTAGTTTTGAATCATCTTCTGATTCGTACTGGCAAGCTGGTCTCGCTATGCTTCAAGGACACTCGATGCAGGTGCACTCCAAAATACATAGTTCGAACTACATCAGCAGTAATCCTATGTGATCTTTCAAACGCCAAGAGCATAGAACTGCCAACACCAGTGAGACAT GTCGCATTCGATAGAATGACTCCAAGGTGCTCAATGTTCATCAGTCTGACAAGTCTCATTCTTGGTGAATGGTGTCTTTCCAACAAATTTGCTCCTCTAGCTTGCTTCCTCGAGCACTCTCCTATGCTTGAGAATCTTGATCTGAAGCTCAAG TTTGACTGTGAAGAGCAAAAGCagccgcttcaaatggctgaggGAATATCATTCCAAGCCAAAAGCCTTAAGAAGGTAACGATCCACTGCGCCGAAGAGGAGGACAGGCTTACCGTGTTGAAGGCTATACTGCTTGCCAATGCAAGATGTGTCAAGCACATCGATGTCAAGACGTACTAG
- the LOC125531999 gene encoding receptor-like protein 2 — translation MASSHQSIGNLRSLSFSITGNSFTNITNTLQMLKRCKDLTSLMMGTNFKGETIPHDETFDGFENLQVLTIDDCPLTGQIPLWISKLAKLEMLDLSLNQLTGQIQSWIDELGFLFFLDISSNKLTGDIPAALTKMPMLLSERNAAKLDTRFLELPVFWTPSRQYRTVGAFPSKLCLDNNNFTGVIPPEIGQLQMLDILNLSSNSLTGEIPQEICNLTNLQILDLSNNQLTGEIAPASLVTRRKLHFKLLCHNFVCMRVSILVLG, via the coding sequence ATGGCCAGTTCTCACCAAAGCATTGGAAATCTCAGGTCCCTCTCCTTCTCAATTACCGGCAACTCTTTTACAAATATCACAAATACACTTCAGATGCTCAAGAGATGCAAGGAtctgacctccctgatgatgggAACCAATTTCAAGGGTGAGACCATACCACATGATGAAACATTTGATGGTTTTGAGAATCTTCAGGTATTGACGATAGATGATTGCCCATTGACCGGACAAATACCTCTTTGGATATCAAAGCTTGCAAAATTGGAGATGCTAGATTTATCATTAAATCAACTCACTGGACAAATACAATCTTGGATTGATGAACTGGGCTTCCTGTTCTTTCTAGATATATCAAGCAACAAACTTACAGGGGATATACCAGCTGCATTGACAAAGATGCCAATGTTACTATCAGAGAGAAATGCTGCCAAGTTGGACACAAGGTTCCTTGAGTTGCCTGTATTTTGGACGCCATCACGTCAATACCGGACGGTCGGTGCTTTTCCCAGCAAATTGTGTCTGGACAACAATAATTTTACTGGTGTAATTCCCCCTGAGATTGGTCAGCTACAAATGCTCGACATCCTGAATTTAAGCTCCAATAGCTTAACTGGTGAAATACCACAAGAAATCTGCAACCTCACAAACCTGCAAATTCTTGATCTGTCGAACAACCAGCTCACAGGTGAAATAGCACCAGCCAGCCTGGTAACCCGGCGGAAACTGCATTTTAAACTTCTTTGTCATAATTTCGTGTGTATGCGTGTGTCGATCTTGGTCCTTGGCTGA